From a single Botrytis cinerea B05.10 chromosome 4, complete sequence genomic region:
- the Bcoxp1 gene encoding Bcoxp1: MGEHKQTQGGIRIAIDRGGTFTDCVGNPGTGKMEDDVIIKLLSEDPSNYDDAPLEGIRRLMSKFLNKDIPRGEPLDTSKIESIRMGTTVATNALLERKGEKIAMVVTKGFKDCLEIGNQSRPKIFDLAIKKPDVLYEFVVEIDERVTLEDYAEDPERSITKVEASGTQDQDLVRGLSSEAVRILQRPEEQTIRSQLQEVFDKGIKSVAVCLMHGYTFPDHEALVGKIAKEIGFEHVSLSHELMPMIKLVPRATSACADAYLTPAIKKYIAGFSKGFEGGLGAESVKNEKGTKGARCEFMQSDGGLVDVDNFSGLKAILSGPAGGVVGYALTSYDPETKIPVIGFDMGGTSTDVSRYGSGRYEHVFETTTAGVTIQSPQLDINTVAAGGGSRLFFKNGLFVVGPESAGAHPGPACYRKGGPAAVTDANLFLGRLIPDFFPKIFGKNEDEGLDVTASEKLLQELAEQVNKEMGKNMTADEVAYGFLTVANETMTRPIRSLTEAKGFDTSKHRLATFGGAGGQHAVAIAESLGIRQILVHRYSSVLSAYGMALADVVDEEQEPESKIWSDDGESRDYLKKKIGELKQKSTDALKAQGFQDSSIVHEEYLNMRYRGTESALMVVKPEKQDVEEFGGDEWAYGKAFIKQHQQEFGFTLPDRDIIVDDVRVRGIGKSFQGLEKTVDQQLKEIKPKDVETGKKEYKRSQVYFEGGRQDTPIYKLEDLDTGDRIKGPAILADGTQTVVITPGASALIIETHVVINIGEYESKDKPLAKDETKSVDPIMLSIFAHRFMAIAEQMGRALQKTSVSTNVKERLDYSCALFDSTGGLVANAPHLPVHLGSMSTCVKRQAEIWKGKLVKGDVIVSNHPEYGGTHLPDITVITPAFNPAGDKILFYVASRAHHADIGGILPGSMPPHSRELYQEGAAIKSEKLVSAGRFNEERMTQLLLDEPAQYQGCSGTRCLADNISDLKAQISSNMKGINLISTLIEEYGEEVVNFYMVNIQNNAELSVRNLLKDVSKRFEGQDLSAIDYMDDGSPIQLKITIDAEKGEAVFDFEGTGPEVYANTNAPQAVTYSAIIYCLRSLISEDIPLNQGCLKPITVLIPPKSFLSPSDKAAVVGGNVLTSQRVTDVILRAFRACAASQGDCNNLTFGFGGNVDGQKHVKGFGYYETIAGGSGAGKHWDGTSGVHTHMTNTRITDAEVFERRYPVLLREFSLRAGSGGQGKYKGGDGVIRDIEFRIPVQVSILSERRVYRPYGLEGGADAQCGLNIWVRKVAKSNRGRSDLLLLESESESESKKDAKNEELEYEERRINLGGKNTAAMKAGERIIIHTPGGGGWGKVGEEREVDQRSDPKAAWKGGSYASREELALQA, translated from the exons ATGGGTGAACACAAGCAAACGCAAGGCGGAATTAGAATTGCCATAGAT CGTGGTGGAACCTTCACCGACTGTGTGGGAAACCCAGGCACGGGGAAGATGGAGGATGATGTGATTATCAAACTCCTATCTGAAGACCCTTCCAACTACGACGATGCCCCTCTGGAAGGCATCAGGCGGCTGATGTCCAAGTTCCTCAATAAAGATATTCCTCGTGGAGAACCTTTAGATACTTCAAAAATAGAATCCATTCGAATGGGAACCACAGTAGCTACGAATGCATTACTGGAAAGGAAGGGCGAAAAAATTGCTATGGTGGTGACGAAGGGATTCAAAGATTGTCTGGAAATTGGCAATCAATCAAGACCTAAGATTTTTGATCTCGCGATCAAAAAACCTGACGTCTTGTACGAATTTGTAGTGGAGATTGACGAAAGGGTTACCTTGGAAGATTACGCTGAAGATCCGGAGCGAAGTATCACCAAAGTTGAAGCCAGTGGTACACAAGATCAAGATCTGGTGCGGGGTTTATCATCCGAAGCTGTACGCATATTGCAGCGGCCTGAAGAACAAACCATCCGATCACAATTACAGGAAGTTTTCGATAAAGGCATCAAAAGTGTAGCAGTTTGTTTGATGCATGGTTATACATTCCCTGACCACGAGGCCTTGGTTGGCAAAATTGCGAAGGAAATTGGATTTGAGCACGTGTCTCTTAGCCACGAACTGATGCCTATGATCAAATTGGTCCCGAGAGCTACTTCAGCATGCGCTGATGCATATTTAACACCCGCCATCAAAAAGTACATCGCCGGATTCTCCAAAGGTTTCGAAGGTGGCCTCGGAGCGGAAAgtgtgaagaatgaaaagggAACAAAAGGAGCTCGGTGCGAATTTATGCAGAGTGATGGAGGTCTGGTAGATGTGGACAACTTCTCGGGCCTTAAAGCAATTCTCTCGGGTCCTGCTGGTGGAGTTGTAGGATACGCACTTACTTCATATGACCCTGAAACTAAGATACCTGTAATTGGGTTTGATATGGGCGGTACCTCTACCGATGTCTCCCGATATGGTTCCGGAAGATATGAACATGTCTTTGAGACTACTACAGCTGGTGTGACTATTCAGTCTCCTCAACTCGATATCAATACTGTAGCTGCAGGTGGTGGTTCGCGTTTATTCTTTAAGAATGGGTTATTTGTAGTTGGACCAGAATCGGCCGGTGCACATCCTGGGCCTGCATGTTATCGCAAGGGAGGACCAGCTGCGGTTACCGATGCAAATCTTTTCTTAGGTCGACTCATTCCTGATTTCTTTCCAAagatttttggaaagaatgaagatgagggtCTCGATGTTACAGCAAGCGAGAAGCTTCTTCAAGAACTAGCCGAACAAGTCAACAAGGAGATGGGTAAAAATATGACTGCTGATGAAGTCGCTTACGGATTCTTGACTGTCGCGAACGAAACTATGACCCGCCCCATTCGATCTTTAACAGAAGCGAAGGGTTTTGATACGTCTAAGCACCGCCTCGCGACATTTGGAGGTGCTGGTGGACAACATGCAGTTGCGATTGCCGAGAGCTTGGGTATACGTCAGATACTTGTTCATCGTTATTCATCAGTATTGTCAGCGTATGGTATGGCTTTAGCTGATGTGGTCGACGAGGAACAAGAGCCAGAATCAAAGATTTGGTCTGATGACGGAGAGTCACGCGATTACctaaagaagaaaatcgGAGAGCTCAAACAAAAGTCGACCGATGCTCTAAAAGCACAAGGCTTTCAAGACAGTTCTATAGTTCACGAGGAATATCTGAATATGAGATACCGTGGTACTGAATCTGCATTGATGGTTGTCAAACCTGAGAAGCAAGATGTAGAGGAATTCGGTGGTGATGAATGGGCTTACGGAAAAGCTTTTATCAAACAGCATCAACAAGAGTTTGGCTTCACTTTACCCGATCGAGATATCATTGTAGACGATGTTCGAGTTCGTGGCATTGGAAAGAGTTTTCAAGGTCTTGAAAAGACAGTGGACCAACAATTGAAGGAGATCAAACCTAAGGATGTTGAAACTGGCAAGAAAGAGTACAAGAGATCCCAAGTATACTTTGAGGGTGGCCGACAAGATACCCCTATATACAAGCTGGAAGATCTTGATACCGGTGACCGAATCAAGGGACCAGCAATTCTTGCAGATGGAACACAAACTGTTGTCATTACTCCTGGCGCAAGTGCATTGATAATCGAAACGCACGTAGTCATAAACATTGGGGAATATGAAAGTAAAGACAA ACCCTTGGCCAAAGATGAAACGAAATCAGTGGACCCTATTATGCTTAGTATCTTCGCTCATAGATTTATGGCTATTGCAGAACAGATGGGCAGAGCACTTCAAAAAACTAGTGTCAGCACAAATGTCAAGGAAAGACTCGACTATTCATGCGCATTGTTTGACTCTACTGGTGGATTGGTAGCTAATGCTCCACATCTTCCAGTCCATCTGGGTTCAATGTCTACCTGCGTCAAACGTCAAGCTgaaatttggaaaggaaagctTGTCAAAGGAGACGTTATAGTTTCCAATCATCCAGAATATGGAGGAACACATCTTCCTGATATCACTGTCATCACCCCTGCTTTCAATCCGGCCGGTGATAAAATTCTCTTCTACGTCGCTTCTAGAGCTCATCATGCTGACATTGGTGGTATTCTTCCCGGTAGCATGCCTCCACATTCGAGAGAATTATACCAAGAAGGAGCCGCAATCAAGTCTGAGAAACTAGTTAGCGCAGGTCGCTttaatgaagaaagaatgacACAGCTTCTCCTTGATGAGCCTGCACAATATCAAGGATGTAGTGGTACACGATGCTTAGCAGACAATATCTCGGATCTCAAAGCTCAAATTTCTAGCAACATGAAGGGCATCAATCTTATCAGTACTTTGATTGAGGAATATGGTGAGGAAGTGGTAAACTTCTACATGGTTAATATCCAAAATAATGCCGAGCTCAGTGTGAGAAATCTCCTGAAAGATGTTAGCAAGCGATTCGAAGGACAGGATCTATCGGCAATCGATTATATGGATGACGGCAGCCCGATCCAATTAAAAATCACCATCGATGCCGAAAAAGGAGAAGCTGTATTTGATTTCGAGGGAACAGGTCCAGAAGTATACG CAAATACCAATGCCCCCCAAGCCGTAACCTATAGCGCAATCATCTACTGTCTCCGCAGTCTCATTAGCGAAGACATCCCTCTCAACCAAGGCTGTCTCAAACCCATCACTGTCCTCATCCCACCCAaatccttcctctccccctcgGACAAAGCAGCCGTCGTAGGCGGCAACGTTCTCACCTCTCAACGCGTCACAGACGTCATTCTCCGCGCCTTCCGCGCCTGCGCCGCCTCCCAAGGCGACTGCAATAATCTGACCTTCGGCTTCGGCGGCAACGTCGACGGCCAAAAACACGTCAAGGGATTCGGATACTATGAGACCATCGCGGGCGGAAGCGGAGCAGGAAAACACTGGGATGGAACAAGCGGTGTGCATACACACATGACAAACACGCGGATCACCGACGCAGAAGTTTTCGAGAGACGCTATCCAGTCCTGTTGAGAGAATTCTCACTCCGCGCCGGAAGCGGAGGGCAGGGAAAATACAAGGGCGGCGATGGAGTCATCCGAGACATCGAGTTTAGAATCCCGGTCCAGGTATCTATCTTAAGTGAGCGAAGAGTCTACAGACCGTATGGACTCGAGGGGGGCGCAGACGCACAATGCGGTCTTAATATTTGGGTGAGGAAGGTCGCGAAGAGCAACAGGGGGAGATCGGATCTCTTGCTCCTTGAATCTGAGTCGGAATCCGAATCCAAGAAAGATGccaagaatgaagaattggaatACGAAGAACGCAGGATCAATCTCGGGGGCAAAAATACCGCCGCCATGAAAGCGGGAGAGCGGATTATTATCCACACGCCTGGAGGTGGCGGGTGGGGAAAGGTGGGcgaggagagggaggtggATCAGAGGAGTGATCCGAAGGCGGCGTGGAAGGGGGGGAGTTATGCTAGTAGGGAGGAGTTGGCTTTGCAggcttga
- the Bcsac6 gene encoding Bcsac6 — translation MNIIKLQRKYPQFQQDEIFGLQDAFRKLDVDDKGYIDEATAIKATQGSERQPYDVVRQALKEVDLDSSRRVELEDYVGLISKLRVSSPAQQRMSTGPQSPARVGIVSQQTGGAGSGHASKGSVSGRIQVQGSSSNVTHTINEDERTEFTRHINAVLAGDADIGSRLPFPTDTFEMFDECKDGLVLAKLINDSVPDTIDERVLNRPGKKIKTLNAFHMTENNNIVIESAKGIGCSVVNIGSGDIIEVREHLILGLIWQVIRRGLLNKIDIKLHPELYRLLEDDETLEQFLRLPPEQILLRWVNYHLKAANWPRRVANFSSDVKDAENYTVLLSQIAPECCDRAPLQTRDLHQRAEEVLQNADKLDCRKFLTPSSLVAGNPKLNLAFVANLFNTRPALEPITEEEKAQVDDFDAEGEREARVFTLWLNSLDVQPGVNSLYEDLKDGTIILQAYDKVIKGSVNWRHVNKVPASGEMSRFKALENTNYAIELGKQNRFSLVGVQGADIYDGQRTLTLGLVWQLMRRDISETLTALAQRLGKREISDAEMIKWANNMSQKGGKSSTIRSFKDQSIGTGVFLLDVLNGMKSSYVDYDLVTPGGTEDDAYMNAKLSISIARKMGATIWLVPEDICQVRSRLVVTFIGSLMATAEKMQ, via the exons ATGAATATCATTAAGCTGCAGAG GAAGTATCCTCAATTCCAACAAGATGAGATCTTCGGTCTCCAAGATGCGTTCCGCAAGCTCGACGTTGACGATAAGGGATACATTGACGAGGCTACTGCTATTAAGGCTACACAAGGGAGCGAAAGACAACCATACGATGTTGTTCGACAAGCGTTGAAAGAGGTCGATCTTGATTCATCTCGAAGAGTCGAGCTGGAAGATTACGTAGGA CTCATCTCAAAACTCCGCGTCTCTTCACCAGCACAGCAGCGCATGTCGACTGGGCCACAGAGTCCTGCTCGTGTAGGAATTGTATCGCAACAAACCGGAGGTGCTGGAAGTGGGCATGCTTCAAAGGGAAGCGTCAGCGGTCGTATCCAAGTCCAAGGATCTTCATCGAACGTTACCCACACCATCAACGAAGATGAGCGAACAGAATTTACCCGTCATATCAACGCAGTCTTGGCTGGCGATGCAGATATTGGCTCGCGTCTGCCATTCCCTACAGATACATTCGAGATGTTCGACGAGTGCAAGGATGGTCTCGTATTGGCCAAGTTGATCAACGACAGCGTACCGGATACTATTGATGAGCGTGTACTAAATCGCCCCggaaagaagatcaagacCCTTAACGCATTCCACATGACTGAGAACAACAACATTGTTATTGAATCTGCGAAGGGTATTGGTTGCTCGGTGGTCAACATTGGCAGTGGAGACATTATAGAAGTTCGGGAACATTTGATTTTGGGTCTGATTTGGCAGGTTATCAGAAGAGGTCTGTTGAACAAGATTGATATCAAGCTTCATCCTGAGTTGTACAGACTTCTGGAAGACGACGAGACACTGGAACAATTCTTGAGATTGCCTCCCGAGCAAATCTTACTCAGATGGGTCAATTATCATTTGAAGGCTGCAAATTGGCCACGAAG AGTTGCGAACTTTTCCAGCGATGTGAAGGATGCTGAAAACTACACTGTCCTTCTATCTCAAATTGCGCCGGAGTGTTGCGACCGAGCACCATTACAAACACGCGATCTTCACCAGAGAGCAGAGGAAGTCTTACAGAATGCCGATAAATTAGACTGCCGGAAGTTCCTTACACCTAGCTCCCTCGTGGCAGGAAACCCCAAGTTGAACTTGGCTTTTGTTGCTAACCTCTTCAACACCCGTCCAGCACTAGAACCTATCactgaggaagagaaagccCAGGTTGATGATTTCGATGCAGAGGGTGAGAGAGAAGCAAGAGTCTTCACACTCTGGTTGAACAGTCTTGATGTGCAACCAGGTGTAAACTCGTTATACGAAGATCTCAAAGACGGCACTATTATTCTGCAGGCATATGACAAGGTTATCAAGGGCTCTGTTAACTGGCGTCATGTAAATAAGGTGCCTGCTAGTGGAGAGATGTCGAGATTCAAGGCTCTAGAAAACACAAACTACGCTATCGAGCTTGGGAAGCAAAACCGTTTCTCCTTGGTCGGTGTGCAAGGAGCAGATATTTACGACGGTCAAAGAACTCTCACTCTTGGACTCGTCTGGCAATTGATGCGCAGAGACATCTCCGAAACCCTCACAGCTCTTGCTCAACGTCTTGGCAAGCGCGAAATTTCAGATGCAGAAATGATCAAGTGGGCAAACAACATGTCACAGAAGGGTGGCAAGAGTTCTACTATTCGCTCCTTCAAGGATCAATCGATTGGAACTGGAGTCTTCCTTCTCGATGTATTGAACGGAATGAAGAGCAGTTACGTTGATTACGATCTCGTGACACCAGGAGGAACCGAAGATGATGCTTACATGAACGCTAAGTTGAGTATCAGTATTGCGAGAAAGATGGGCGCGACAATTTGGTTGGTTCCAGAGGATATTTGCCAAGTTAGAAGTCGCTTGGTGGTTACTTTTATTG GTTCTTTGATGGCAACAGCAGAGAAGATGCAGTAA